The DNA region CGAGCGTCCCCGTGACCACGAACCGCTTTCCCGCGAGTGGAGTCGAACGCGCGATCTTCGGTTCGTCCCGCATCCGGACGCCGGCCGCCTCCAGTTTCCGCAGGACAGTTCGAGTCTGGTCCTGGCGGAAGAACTGGACGACGCTTTCCGCAATCTTGTCACCGATGTCGGGAACCGTCGTCAGTTCCTCTTTGGTGGCGGCCGACAGTGCCTCCATGCTACCGAAACGGTCCGCAAGGAGCTGGGCGACCTTCTGCCCGACGTGGCGGATGCCGAGTGCAAAGATGAGTCGTTCAAGCGGGTTGTCCCTGGTTTTCCGTATGGCCGCGATGAGGTTGGACGCCGACTTCTCACCCTTGCGCTCGAGATTCAGCACATCCTCGCGATTCAGGTAGTACAGGTCGGCCACGTCCTTCACGAGGCCCGCGTCCAGGAGCTGCTGTATCAGCGCGGGGCCGAGGCCTTCGATGTTCATCGCGTCCCTCGACGCGAAGTGGATGATGCCTTCCCGGAGCTGCGCGGGGCAGGAAATGCCGGTGCACCGCGCGGCGGCTTCACCCTCCAGCCGGATCACGCCGGCGCCGCATTCGGGGCATTTCTCCGGCATCCTGAATTCGGTCTCCTGCCCGGTACGCTTCTCTTTGAGCACCGACACGACCTCGGGTATGACCTCTCCGGCCTTCTGAATGATGACGTGGTCCCCGATTCGCACGTCCTTGGCCCGGATTATGTCCTCATTATGGAGTGTGGCGCGACCCACCGTCGAGCCCGCCAGCCTGACCGGATCGAGTATCGCCGTGGGGGTGAGAACCCCCGTACGGCCGACCTGTATAATTATGTCGAGAACTCGCGTCACCGCCTGCTGTGCGGGGAACTTATACGCCAGCGCCCATCTCGGGCTATGCGCCGTCGACCCGAGCACGGGCCGCTGTGCAAGCTCGTTGACCTTGATGACCATCCCGTCGATTTCGTAGCGCAGATCGTCGCGTTTGACCGCCCACTCGTTACAGTAGTCGATGACCCCCTCTATAGTGCTGAACGAGCGATACGGCGGAATCTTGAAGCCGAGGTGCTCCAGGGTTTTCATTCCCTCGACATGGGTTCTGGCGCCCCCACCGCTGCTTCCCGACCGGTTTTCGGCAAGGCCGCCGGCGTCTTCTTCGAGCTCGCCCCCCACGGCGCCGCCGGTCTCCCAGTGACGGATCTCATAGACGAACCCCGCCAGCCTGCGGGATGCTGTCACCCTGGAGTCGAGCTGCCTGAGCGATCCCGCCGCCGCGTTGCGCGGGTTGGCGAACAACGGCTCGCCTCTGGCCTCGCGCTCCTTGTTGAGCGCCTCGAATGCGGGGCGGGGCATGTACACCTCACCCCTGCACTCGAGCCTCGCAGGTATCTGCGGTAGGCCCGCCGCACCCGCAGTACCGGCCGCTTCCCCGGCGCCAGCGGGGCCGGCGCCGGCCCGCCGAAGTGGCCTGAGTCTCAGCGGGATGCTCCGGATGGTCTTGAGGTTCTCCGTGACGTCCTCGCCGGTTTCTCCGTCGCCCCTCGTGGCGCCTTGCACGAACACGCCGTTCTCGTACACCAACGAAACCGACAACCCGTCTATCTTGGGCTCGACGACGTATTCGACGGTCGCGTCGGCCACCGTCTCGGCCAGCAGGCTCCTCACCCTACGGTCGAACGCCCTGATCTCGTCAGCGCTGTACGCGTTGCTGAGGCTGAGCATGGGAAAGCGGTGCCGTACCTGGTTGAACGCGGGAAGCGGCTCTCCGCCGACGCGCTGGGTCGGCGAATCCGGCGTCCTGAGCTCGGGGAACAACTCCTCGATTTCGAGAAGCTCCCTGTAGAGCCGGTCGTATTCGCAGTCGGGGATCTCGGGACGGTCGAGCACGTAGTAAAGGTAGTCATGATGCCTGATCTGATCGCGGAGCTCGTCAGCCCTTTCGGCAGCCTCTTCCCTGCTCATCGCCTTGACGTCCCTGGCGGCCACCATCTTAGAGTCACCCCTTGCGCGTTACCCGGCGGTGCCCCCGTGGCGCGACACCCCGGGGGCGCCCGCTGCGGGCGAGCCGCTTAGTCGCCGGCCCTCACGTACAGCGCGGCGGGTATCTCCTTCAGAAACCTCGACTCGATGGACGGCATATATTCGCCGTACATCATCCTGTCGCGCGCGCCCGTCAGGTACAGGAGCTCCTTGGCCCTGGTCATCCCGACGTAACAAAGGCGCCTCTCTTCTTCGAGTTCGTCCTGGTCGCCGATGGATCTCGAGTGGGGGAATAGCCCCTCTTCCATCCCCGACAGAAACACCACGGGGAACTCCAGCCCCTTCGCCGTGTGCAGGGTCATCAGGGCCACCGAGTCCTTGCCCTCTTCGTATGTGTCCACGTCACTCATCAGCGAGACCGACTCAAGGAACAG from Bacillota bacterium includes:
- the ligA gene encoding NAD-dependent DNA ligase LigA gives rise to the protein MSREEAAERADELRDQIRHHDYLYYVLDRPEIPDCEYDRLYRELLEIEELFPELRTPDSPTQRVGGEPLPAFNQVRHRFPMLSLSNAYSADEIRAFDRRVRSLLAETVADATVEYVVEPKIDGLSVSLVYENGVFVQGATRGDGETGEDVTENLKTIRSIPLRLRPLRRAGAGPAGAGEAAGTAGAAGLPQIPARLECRGEVYMPRPAFEALNKEREARGEPLFANPRNAAAGSLRQLDSRVTASRRLAGFVYEIRHWETGGAVGGELEEDAGGLAENRSGSSGGGARTHVEGMKTLEHLGFKIPPYRSFSTIEGVIDYCNEWAVKRDDLRYEIDGMVIKVNELAQRPVLGSTAHSPRWALAYKFPAQQAVTRVLDIIIQVGRTGVLTPTAILDPVRLAGSTVGRATLHNEDIIRAKDVRIGDHVIIQKAGEVIPEVVSVLKEKRTGQETEFRMPEKCPECGAGVIRLEGEAAARCTGISCPAQLREGIIHFASRDAMNIEGLGPALIQQLLDAGLVKDVADLYYLNREDVLNLERKGEKSASNLIAAIRKTRDNPLERLIFALGIRHVGQKVAQLLADRFGSMEALSAATKEELTTVPDIGDKIAESVVQFFRQDQTRTVLRKLEAAGVRMRDEPKIARSTPLAGKRFVVTGTLETMKRSDVERLIRELGGEVQSGVGKSTDYLVAGENPGSKLDKARELGTTILSEMEFLAMAGRGNTAGESAPDGDHGDR